In the Drosophila takahashii strain IR98-3 E-12201 chromosome 3R, DtakHiC1v2, whole genome shotgun sequence genome, one interval contains:
- the LOC108065461 gene encoding putative gustatory receptor 98d, with protein sequence MEAHRSRLLTTARPYLQVFSIFGLTPPPVFFTRTLHIRRRGYFIAGNSCYLLAILSVVIYECYANIIALQRDIHQFHAEDFSKVMGRTQKFLMVAMATCNQINMLLNFRRLRRIYEEIADLEHEMDKVFIGSIKQRPWWSFRFRLGLSVGLWIVTLVGFMPHVTLGRQGTRFHWTNEILTEIILIMQQLKGPEFCLFVLLVYELILRGRHILEEIHSELEDCNCRNRIQELCVTLKRNQLLVGRIWSLVEEIGKYFNVSMMLLFLYNGLTILHIVNWAITKSINPNDSHQYRRLGAALLLSINLLLACLYSEYCIRAYNSITRILHQIGYLPVAEEFSILKMGRREYSLQMQHLKLLFTCGGFFDINLKYFGGMVVTILGYIIIVVQFKIQFLAQLKYNRNNSEIID encoded by the exons ATGGAAGCCCATCGAAGTCGACTGCTCACCACAGCACGTCCTTATCTTCaggttttttccatattcggTCTCACACCCCCGCCTGTATTTTTCACCAGGACATTGCACATACGACGTAGAGGATACTTCATAGCAGGAAACAGTTGCTATTTACTGGCAATCCTTTCGGTGGTCATATATGAGTGCTATGCGAATATTATAGCCCTACAACGGGATATACATCAGTTCCACGCTGAGGATTTCAGCAAAGTGATGGGAAGAACACAAAAGTTTCTTATGGTAGCCATGGCTACTTGCAATCAGATAAATATGCTGCTGAACTTTCGACGTCTTCGAAGGATCTATGAGGAAATTGCGGATCTGGAGCATGAGATGGATAAAGTATTTATTGGTTCTATTAAACAAAGGCCCTGGTGGAGCTTTCGTTTCCGACTGGGCCTTTCTGTGGGACTGTGGATCGTTACTCTAGTGGGTTTTATGCCACACGTTACGCTGGGACGCCAAGGAACCCGTTTCCACTGGACAAACGAAATACTCACCGAGATAATCCTTATAATGCAGCAACTTAAGGGTCCTGAGTTTTGCCTCTTCGTTCTGCTGGTCTATGAGTTGATCCTTCGAGGGCGTCATATCCTCGAGGAAATCCATTCCGAACTTGAGGATTGTAATTGCAGGAACAGAATTCAAGAGCTATGTGTTACCttgaaacggaatcagttgcTGGTTGGACGAATCTGGAGTTTGGTGGAAGagattggaaaatatttcaacgTATCTATGATGCTGCTGTTCCTGTACAATGGACTCACCATTCTGCACATTGTCAACTGGGCCATCACGAAATCTATCAATCCCAATGATTCCCATCAATACA GAAGATTAGGGGCTGCTCTATTACTATCGATCAATCTTCTGCTGGCCTGTCTTTATAGTGAATACTGCATTCGAGCT tacAATAGCATTACACGAATTCTTCACCAAATTGGGTACTTACCTGTAGCTGAGGAATTTTCAATACTTAAAATGGGACGAAGAGAATACTCCTTGCAAATGCAACATCTTAAGCTCCTTTTCACCTGCGGAGGGTTCTTTGACATTAATCTCAAGTACTTTGGAGGG aTGGTGGTCACCATACTTGGATATATAATTATTGTGGTACAGTTCAAAATTCAGTTCCTTGcgcaattaaaatataatcgaAATAATAGCGAAATTATTGATTAA
- the Gr98d gene encoding putative gustatory receptor 98d, producing the protein MEANRSRLLTTTRPYLQVFSLFGLTPPPAFFTRTLHRRRRGYLIAGYSSYLMAILLVVIYECYANIVALHLELDLFRAEDFSRVMGRTQKILVVAMATGNQLNMLLNFQRLRRIFEEIAELEKDINKALKGFSGRRYWLSFRYRLALFIGLWMVLIAGLTPRFTLVGLGPFLHWANKVLTEIILIMLQFKIAEYCVFVFLIYELILRLRHILQQIGVELEDCNCSERIQELCVILKRNQLLVGRIWKLVDEIGTYFTFSMTLLFVFNGLSISHIVNWALIKSINPNDCCQYMRIGVCSLLSINVFLACFYTELCINAYNSIPRTFLHIYGLPAAEDYPMLKMGLREYSLQMQHLKLRFTCAGLFDINLKCFGGMVVTIFGYIIILVQFKIQVFAQTKYMQRANISELKVYNG; encoded by the exons ATGGAAGCGAATCGAAGTCGTCTGCTGACCACCACTCGTCCTTATCTTCAGGTTTTTTCCTTATTTGGACTTACACCCCCACCTGCTTTTTTCACAAGGACATTGCACAGGCGACGTAGAGGCTACTTGATAGCAGGATACAGCTCTTATCTAATGGCAATTCTTCTGGTTGTCATATACGAGTGCTATGCGAATATTGTGGCTCTACACCTGGAATTAGATCTTTTCCGGGCGGAGGATTTTAGTCGAGTAATGGGAAGGACTCAAAAGATTCTCGTGGTCGCCATGGCTACTGGTAATCAACTGAATATGCTCCTAAACTTTCAACGACTTCGACGAATCTTTGAGGAGATTGCGGAACTGGAGAAGGATATTAACAAGGCTTTGAAGGGTTTTAGTGGCCGGAGATATTGGTTGAGCTTTCGCTACAGACTGGCTCTATTTATTGGACTCTGGATGGTGTTGATCGCAGGTCTTACACCTCGCTTTACCCTCGTGGGACTGGGACCCTTTCTCCACTGGGCAAACAAAGTCCTCACCGAGATCATCCTAATAATGTTGCAATTCAAAATTGCCGAGTATTGCGTGTTCGTTTTTCTGATTTATGAACTAATTCTTCGGCTACGACATATCCTCCAGCAAATCGGTGTAGAACTAGAGGATTGTAACTGCAGTGAAAGGATTCAGGAGTTgtgtgtaattttaaaaagaaatcagttgCTGGTGGGACGAATCTGGAAATTGGTGGACGAGATTGGAACATATTTTACCTTTTCCATGACTCTGCTGTTTGTATTCAATGGATTGAGCATTTCGCACATTGTCAACTGGGCTCTTATAAAATCTATCAATCCCAACGATTGCTGTCAATATA tgCGCATCGGGGTTTGTTCTTTATTATCGATCAATGTTTTTCTGGCCTGTTTTTATACTGAGCTCTGCATCAATGCG tacaATAGCATCCCACGAACCTTTCTTCATATATATGGCTTGCCTGCTGCCGAAGATTATCCAATGCTAAAAATGGGCCTCAGGGAATACTCCCTGCAAATGCAACACCTTAAGCTCCGTTTCACCTGTGCCGGATTATTCGACATCAATCTCAAGTGCTTTGGAGGg ATGGTTGTCACCATATTTggctatattattattctcgtacaatttaaaatacaagtgTTTGctcaaacaaaatatatgcaaagaGCTAATATCAGCGAATTGAAAGTTTATAACGGTTGA
- the Klp98A gene encoding kinesin-like protein Klp98A isoform X2, translating to MSSLKVAVRVRPFNSRELDMDAQLIMEMENKKTRLLKPRLQSIRDAGRDNHHDFTFDYSYWSFDAEDPHFATQEQVYSDLGNDVVDCAYEGYNACVFAYGQTGSGKTFTMMGTPNNPGLIPRICEELFARMRVGQESGTGYRTHASYLEIYNERVKDLLAAQSTGHGLRVREHRSLGPYVENLSQHAVSDFDEIQECIARGNAQRTTASTNMNDTSSRSHAIFTITFVQAVFMNDMPSETVSKIHLVDLAGSERANATGATGQRLKEGAHINKSLVTLGSVISALAEQTGGGQNSSSSSSALATTPNGASKRVLYIPYRDSILTWLLKDSLGGNSKTIMIAALSPADCNYSETLSTLRYANRAKNIINKPTVNEDTNVKLIRELREEINKLKSMLSGDIHSLQPSLKVLADLQKKEAQEKVLTEEWTEKWKVAQSILQEQKSLGLRKSGVGVVLDSEMPHLIGIHNDVTTGVTLYSLKEGETRIGSENADVAQDIELAGDGIRAQHCSIVLKGGVVTLHPWPLAQCWVNAHLIDEPKQISQGDIILLGRTNIFRFNNPAEAAKLRKDLSRSQLDMSRLSLITSSKENLLTCSIYSDEDGASPYKRPERQYYPQRPMSRDDPEMQDENRKILDTIENALKQLNVERVQMHDQYKTKVRKLTEELIRLEQEEMDGLQVLNCREQELVARKDMLLWEKNNEKVQMGMKIEEGTPLNDELLLQVSDSLDLFAAQFIKDTVRRNNEEIRKLDEQIAEKERILNASTTKIAKVDETMLEIQAQLERLRLERAESEAESQAMVRTRKQNMKLQLANKSMSTSTSTTEADDVSKSDTYETCDTFHTAQSNLSLVSSPTITEGQQSPLSNCSCDAEDEAEDTRKDDLSGSSEETSRTCTAGPSSGSGSASVGIGGSGSAPSATPSSQAIMSDSGVCLDSRNQALLQNGHLNNYKQGVRTSDEDTGSCSSCELGRHSDSARPYCPLHSLRRKIAAQKALIMKNLETDLNKVQLDEHIADLQDLQRRYIQMEQEMLQSVQDLEAHSQCCADERSGMERQYELASSIMRSSVMSPTSMEESTSQIYSPSMTRSCPSMREFPDGEHFITIPSFVMRGAGKQTHYEYEVRIALPDGKLNILRRYSRFRELHLCMKHCYGAKISALPFPRRELFASNSEPVAKHRRRLLELYLRRLFVVCSKIPQCPIYEGPGGTGLTRSSLVQLSSFFKKGLFENGKHGTG from the exons ATGTCGTCACTCAAGGTCGCCGTGAGGGTTCGCCCCTTCAACTCCCG TGAGCTCGACATGGACGCCCAGCTCATCATGGAGATGGAGAACAAGAAGACGCGTCTTCTGAAGCCCCGTCTGCAGTCCATTCGCGATGCCGGCCGAGACAATCATCATGACTTCACATTCGACTATTCCTACTGGTCATTCGATGCGGAGGATCCGCACTTTGCCACCCAGGAGCAGGTGTACAGCGATCTCGGCAACGATGTCGTCGACTGCGCCTACGAAG gaTACAATGCTTGTGTTTTTGCCTACGGGCAGACGGGTTCCGGAAAGACCTTCACCATGATGGGCACGCCGAACAATCCTGGTCTGATACCGCGCATCTGCGAGGAACTGTTTGCTCGCATGCGTGTGGGTCAGGAATCCGGAACCGGCTATAGGACACATGCCAGCTATCTGGAGATCTACAATGAGAGGGTCAAGGATCTGCTGGCGGCACAGAGCACTGGACATGGTCTAAGGGTTCGGGAGCATCGAAGCTTGGGTCCCTATGTGGAGAACCTTTCGCAGCATGCAGTCTCCGATTTCGATGAGATTCAG GAATGCATCGCCCGGGGAAATGCGCAACGCACCACGGCCAGCACCAACATGAACGATACGAGCAGCCGCAGTCACGCCATCTTTACGATCACATTTGTGCAGGCGGTCTTCATGAATGACATGCCAAGCGAGACAGTCTCGAAGATCCATTTGGTCGATCTGGCAGGCAG tGAGCGTGCCAATGCAACGGGGGCAACAGGTCAGCGCTTGAAGGAGGGCGCCCACATCAACAAATCGCTGGTGACTCTGGGTAGCGTGATCTCGGCCCTGGCAGAACAGACGGGTGGCGGCCAAAACAGCAGTAGCAGTAGCTCCGCCCTGGCCACCACCCCGAATGGGGCCAGCAAGCGAGTGCTCTATATACCGTATCGCGACTCCATCCTCACGTGGCTTCTTAAGGACAGTTTGGGCGGCAACAGCAAGACCATCATGATAGCGGCCCTTTCGCCGGCCGATTGTAACTACAGTGAAACACTCAGCACGCTGCGGTACGCCAATCGGGCGAAGAACATCATCAACAAGCCGACGGTGAACGAAGATACGAATGTCAAGCTGATCCGCGAGCTCAGGGAGGAGATCAATAAGCTCAAGTCCATGTTGTCGGGGGATATT CACTCACTGCAGCCATCGCTCAAGGTTTTAGCCGATCTGCAGAAGAAGGAGGCTCAGGAGAAAGTACTCACCGAGGAATGGACGGAAAAGTGGAAGGTGGCCCAGTCCATTTTGCAGGAGCAAAAGAGCCTGGGTCTGCGCAAGTCGGGCGTGGGCGTGGTTCTTGACTCAGAGATGCCGCATCTGATTGGCATCCACAACGACGTGACCACAGGCGTGACCCTGTACAGTCTGAAGGAGGGCGAGACGCGCATCGGCAGCGAGAATGCGGATGTGGCGCAGGACATTGAGTTGGCCGGCGATGGAATACGAGCGCAGCATTGCAGCATTGTCCTGAAGGGCGGCGTGGTTACGCTGCATCCCTGGCCTTTGGCCCAGTGCTGGGTGAACGCCCATCTAATTGACGAACCCAAGCAGATCTCGCAGGGCGATATCATATTGCTGGGCCGAACCAATATCTTCCGGTTTAACAATCCCGCCGAGGCGGCTAAGCTGAGGAAGGATTTGAGTCGCTCGCAACTGGACATGTCGCGGCTGTCGCTGATCACCTCCTCCAAGGAAAACCTACTCACCTGCAGCATATACTCGGATGAGGATGGGGCATCCCCTTATAAACGGCCGGAGAGACAGTATTATCCCCAGCGTCCTATGTCGCGAGACGATCCCGAGATGCAGGACGAGAATCGAAAGATTCTAGATACCATCGAAAATGCCCTGAAGCAGCTCAATGTG GAACGCGTCCAGATGCACGACCAATACAAGACGAAAGTGCGCAAGCTGACCGAAGAGCTTATCCGTTTGGAGCAGGAGGAAATGGATGGCTTGCAGGTCTTAAACTGCCGCGAACAGGAGCTAGTTGCCCGCAAGGACATGTTGCTGTGGGAGAAGAACAATGAGAAGGTTCAG ATGGGAATGAAGATCGAAGAGGGCACTCCACTGAACGATGAACTGCTATTGCAGGTGTCGGATTCCTTGGATTTGTTTGCAGCACAGTTTATAAAGGACACTGTGCGaagaaat AACGAGGAAATCCGCAAACTGGACGAACAAATAGCCGAAAAGGAGAGAATACTCAATGCCAGCACCACTAAAATAGCCAAGGTCGATGAGACCATGCTGGAGATTCAGGCCCAGCTGGAGCGTCTGCGTCTGGAACGCGCCGAAAGTGAGGCCGAGTCTCAGGCGATGGTGCGCACCAGGAAGCAGAACATGAAGCTGCAGTTGGCCAACAAGTCCATGTCCACCTCGACCAGCACAACCGAGGCTGACGATGTGTCCAAGTCGGACACGTACGAAACCTGTGATACCTTCCACACCGCCCAGTCCAACCTGTCGCTCGTCTCATCGCCCACCATCACGGAGGGCCAGCAGTCGCCGCTGAGCAATTGTTCCTGCGATGCGGAGGACGAGGCTGAGGACACGCGCAAGGACGACCTTTCGGGTAGCAGCGAGGAGACCTCACGCACCTGTACCGCCGGTCCCAGCAGTGGGAGTGGCAGTGCCAGCGTGGGAATAGGTGGCTCCGGCTCAGCGCCCAGCGCAACTCCCAGTTCACAGGCCATCATGAGCGACAGTGGCGTCTGCCTGGACAGTCGCAATCAGGCTCTGCTCCAGAATGGCCACCTCAACAACTACAAGCAGGGAGTGCGAACCAGCGACGAGGACACCGGCTCCTGTTCCTCCTGCGAGTTGGGACGACACTCGGACTCGGCCCGTCCTTACTGTCCGCTGCATTCGCTGCGGCGCAAAATCGCTGCTCAAAAGGCTCTGATCATGAAGAACCTCGAAACGGACTTGAACAAGGTCCAGTTGGATGAGCATATTGCAGATCTGCAGGATCTCCAGCGGCGCTACATTCAAATGGAGCAGGAAATGCTGCAATCTGTGCAGGATTTGGAGGCGCATTCTCAGTGCTGTGCCGACGAGCGGTCTGGAATGGAAAGGCAGTACGAGCTGGCCAGTTCCATTATGCGTTCGAGTGTCATGAGTCCCACCAGCATGGAGGAGTCCACTTCGCAGATTTACTCACCCAGCATGACAAGATCCTGTCCATCCATGCGAGAGTTTC ctGATGGCGAACACTTCATTACCATCCCGAGTTTTGTAATGCGGGGCGCCGGCAAGCAAACGCACTACGAATACGAGGTTCGCATCGCTCTACCCGATGGCAAGTTGAACATTCTGCGGCGATACAGTCGCTTCAGGGAGCTGCATCTGTGCATGAAGCACTGCTACGGAGCCAAG ATATCtgcacttccgtttccgcggCGAGAGCTCTTCGCCTCGAACAGCGAACCGGTGGCGAAACATCGTCGCCGTCTACTGGAATTATATTTGCGACGCCTGTTCGTCGTGTGCTCAAAGATTCCGCAGTGCCCCATCTACGAGGGACCCGGCGGAACGGGCCTAACACGATCCTCCCTCGTCCAGCTGTCGTCTTTTTTCAAGAAAGGCCTGTTCGAGAACGGCAAGCACGGGACGGGATAA
- the Klp98A gene encoding kinesin-like protein Klp98A isoform X1 — translation MSSLKVAVRVRPFNSRELDMDAQLIMEMENKKTRLLKPRLQSIRDAGRDNHHDFTFDYSYWSFDAEDPHFATQEQVYSDLGNDVVDCAYEGYNACVFAYGQTGSGKTFTMMGTPNNPGLIPRICEELFARMRVGQESGTGYRTHASYLEIYNERVKDLLAAQSTGHGLRVREHRSLGPYVENLSQHAVSDFDEIQECIARGNAQRTTASTNMNDTSSRSHAIFTITFVQAVFMNDMPSETVSKIHLVDLAGSERANATGATGQRLKEGAHINKSLVTLGSVISALAEQTGGGQNSSSSSSALATTPNGASKRVLYIPYRDSILTWLLKDSLGGNSKTIMIAALSPADCNYSETLSTLRYANRAKNIINKPTVNEDTNVKLIRELREEINKLKSMLSGDIHSLQPSLKVLADLQKKEAQEKVLTEEWTEKWKVAQSILQEQKSLGLRKSGVGVVLDSEMPHLIGIHNDVTTGVTLYSLKEGETRIGSENADVAQDIELAGDGIRAQHCSIVLKGGVVTLHPWPLAQCWVNAHLIDEPKQISQGDIILLGRTNIFRFNNPAEAAKLRKDLSRSQLDMSRLSLITSSKENLLTCSIYSDEDGASPYKRPERQYYPQRPMSRDDPEMQDENRKILDTIENALKQLNVERVQMHDQYKTKVRKLTEELIRLEQEEMDGLQVLNCREQELVARKDMLLWEKNNEKVQIDIVCRQISAFQTQLDSKKRDFSEYVAKELQELQDCGKLDEMGMKIEEGTPLNDELLLQVSDSLDLFAAQFIKDTVRRNNEEIRKLDEQIAEKERILNASTTKIAKVDETMLEIQAQLERLRLERAESEAESQAMVRTRKQNMKLQLANKSMSTSTSTTEADDVSKSDTYETCDTFHTAQSNLSLVSSPTITEGQQSPLSNCSCDAEDEAEDTRKDDLSGSSEETSRTCTAGPSSGSGSASVGIGGSGSAPSATPSSQAIMSDSGVCLDSRNQALLQNGHLNNYKQGVRTSDEDTGSCSSCELGRHSDSARPYCPLHSLRRKIAAQKALIMKNLETDLNKVQLDEHIADLQDLQRRYIQMEQEMLQSVQDLEAHSQCCADERSGMERQYELASSIMRSSVMSPTSMEESTSQIYSPSMTRSCPSMREFPDGEHFITIPSFVMRGAGKQTHYEYEVRIALPDGKLNILRRYSRFRELHLCMKHCYGAKISALPFPRRELFASNSEPVAKHRRRLLELYLRRLFVVCSKIPQCPIYEGPGGTGLTRSSLVQLSSFFKKGLFENGKHGTG, via the exons ATGTCGTCACTCAAGGTCGCCGTGAGGGTTCGCCCCTTCAACTCCCG TGAGCTCGACATGGACGCCCAGCTCATCATGGAGATGGAGAACAAGAAGACGCGTCTTCTGAAGCCCCGTCTGCAGTCCATTCGCGATGCCGGCCGAGACAATCATCATGACTTCACATTCGACTATTCCTACTGGTCATTCGATGCGGAGGATCCGCACTTTGCCACCCAGGAGCAGGTGTACAGCGATCTCGGCAACGATGTCGTCGACTGCGCCTACGAAG gaTACAATGCTTGTGTTTTTGCCTACGGGCAGACGGGTTCCGGAAAGACCTTCACCATGATGGGCACGCCGAACAATCCTGGTCTGATACCGCGCATCTGCGAGGAACTGTTTGCTCGCATGCGTGTGGGTCAGGAATCCGGAACCGGCTATAGGACACATGCCAGCTATCTGGAGATCTACAATGAGAGGGTCAAGGATCTGCTGGCGGCACAGAGCACTGGACATGGTCTAAGGGTTCGGGAGCATCGAAGCTTGGGTCCCTATGTGGAGAACCTTTCGCAGCATGCAGTCTCCGATTTCGATGAGATTCAG GAATGCATCGCCCGGGGAAATGCGCAACGCACCACGGCCAGCACCAACATGAACGATACGAGCAGCCGCAGTCACGCCATCTTTACGATCACATTTGTGCAGGCGGTCTTCATGAATGACATGCCAAGCGAGACAGTCTCGAAGATCCATTTGGTCGATCTGGCAGGCAG tGAGCGTGCCAATGCAACGGGGGCAACAGGTCAGCGCTTGAAGGAGGGCGCCCACATCAACAAATCGCTGGTGACTCTGGGTAGCGTGATCTCGGCCCTGGCAGAACAGACGGGTGGCGGCCAAAACAGCAGTAGCAGTAGCTCCGCCCTGGCCACCACCCCGAATGGGGCCAGCAAGCGAGTGCTCTATATACCGTATCGCGACTCCATCCTCACGTGGCTTCTTAAGGACAGTTTGGGCGGCAACAGCAAGACCATCATGATAGCGGCCCTTTCGCCGGCCGATTGTAACTACAGTGAAACACTCAGCACGCTGCGGTACGCCAATCGGGCGAAGAACATCATCAACAAGCCGACGGTGAACGAAGATACGAATGTCAAGCTGATCCGCGAGCTCAGGGAGGAGATCAATAAGCTCAAGTCCATGTTGTCGGGGGATATT CACTCACTGCAGCCATCGCTCAAGGTTTTAGCCGATCTGCAGAAGAAGGAGGCTCAGGAGAAAGTACTCACCGAGGAATGGACGGAAAAGTGGAAGGTGGCCCAGTCCATTTTGCAGGAGCAAAAGAGCCTGGGTCTGCGCAAGTCGGGCGTGGGCGTGGTTCTTGACTCAGAGATGCCGCATCTGATTGGCATCCACAACGACGTGACCACAGGCGTGACCCTGTACAGTCTGAAGGAGGGCGAGACGCGCATCGGCAGCGAGAATGCGGATGTGGCGCAGGACATTGAGTTGGCCGGCGATGGAATACGAGCGCAGCATTGCAGCATTGTCCTGAAGGGCGGCGTGGTTACGCTGCATCCCTGGCCTTTGGCCCAGTGCTGGGTGAACGCCCATCTAATTGACGAACCCAAGCAGATCTCGCAGGGCGATATCATATTGCTGGGCCGAACCAATATCTTCCGGTTTAACAATCCCGCCGAGGCGGCTAAGCTGAGGAAGGATTTGAGTCGCTCGCAACTGGACATGTCGCGGCTGTCGCTGATCACCTCCTCCAAGGAAAACCTACTCACCTGCAGCATATACTCGGATGAGGATGGGGCATCCCCTTATAAACGGCCGGAGAGACAGTATTATCCCCAGCGTCCTATGTCGCGAGACGATCCCGAGATGCAGGACGAGAATCGAAAGATTCTAGATACCATCGAAAATGCCCTGAAGCAGCTCAATGTG GAACGCGTCCAGATGCACGACCAATACAAGACGAAAGTGCGCAAGCTGACCGAAGAGCTTATCCGTTTGGAGCAGGAGGAAATGGATGGCTTGCAGGTCTTAAACTGCCGCGAACAGGAGCTAGTTGCCCGCAAGGACATGTTGCTGTGGGAGAAGAACAATGAGAAGGTTCAG ATCGACATTGTGTGTAGACAAATTTCAGCGTTTCAGACGCAGCTCGACTCTAAGAAACGAGATTTCTCTGAGTATGTAGCGAAAGAATTGCAGGAACTGCAAGATTGTGGCAAACTGGACGAG ATGGGAATGAAGATCGAAGAGGGCACTCCACTGAACGATGAACTGCTATTGCAGGTGTCGGATTCCTTGGATTTGTTTGCAGCACAGTTTATAAAGGACACTGTGCGaagaaat AACGAGGAAATCCGCAAACTGGACGAACAAATAGCCGAAAAGGAGAGAATACTCAATGCCAGCACCACTAAAATAGCCAAGGTCGATGAGACCATGCTGGAGATTCAGGCCCAGCTGGAGCGTCTGCGTCTGGAACGCGCCGAAAGTGAGGCCGAGTCTCAGGCGATGGTGCGCACCAGGAAGCAGAACATGAAGCTGCAGTTGGCCAACAAGTCCATGTCCACCTCGACCAGCACAACCGAGGCTGACGATGTGTCCAAGTCGGACACGTACGAAACCTGTGATACCTTCCACACCGCCCAGTCCAACCTGTCGCTCGTCTCATCGCCCACCATCACGGAGGGCCAGCAGTCGCCGCTGAGCAATTGTTCCTGCGATGCGGAGGACGAGGCTGAGGACACGCGCAAGGACGACCTTTCGGGTAGCAGCGAGGAGACCTCACGCACCTGTACCGCCGGTCCCAGCAGTGGGAGTGGCAGTGCCAGCGTGGGAATAGGTGGCTCCGGCTCAGCGCCCAGCGCAACTCCCAGTTCACAGGCCATCATGAGCGACAGTGGCGTCTGCCTGGACAGTCGCAATCAGGCTCTGCTCCAGAATGGCCACCTCAACAACTACAAGCAGGGAGTGCGAACCAGCGACGAGGACACCGGCTCCTGTTCCTCCTGCGAGTTGGGACGACACTCGGACTCGGCCCGTCCTTACTGTCCGCTGCATTCGCTGCGGCGCAAAATCGCTGCTCAAAAGGCTCTGATCATGAAGAACCTCGAAACGGACTTGAACAAGGTCCAGTTGGATGAGCATATTGCAGATCTGCAGGATCTCCAGCGGCGCTACATTCAAATGGAGCAGGAAATGCTGCAATCTGTGCAGGATTTGGAGGCGCATTCTCAGTGCTGTGCCGACGAGCGGTCTGGAATGGAAAGGCAGTACGAGCTGGCCAGTTCCATTATGCGTTCGAGTGTCATGAGTCCCACCAGCATGGAGGAGTCCACTTCGCAGATTTACTCACCCAGCATGACAAGATCCTGTCCATCCATGCGAGAGTTTC ctGATGGCGAACACTTCATTACCATCCCGAGTTTTGTAATGCGGGGCGCCGGCAAGCAAACGCACTACGAATACGAGGTTCGCATCGCTCTACCCGATGGCAAGTTGAACATTCTGCGGCGATACAGTCGCTTCAGGGAGCTGCATCTGTGCATGAAGCACTGCTACGGAGCCAAG ATATCtgcacttccgtttccgcggCGAGAGCTCTTCGCCTCGAACAGCGAACCGGTGGCGAAACATCGTCGCCGTCTACTGGAATTATATTTGCGACGCCTGTTCGTCGTGTGCTCAAAGATTCCGCAGTGCCCCATCTACGAGGGACCCGGCGGAACGGGCCTAACACGATCCTCCCTCGTCCAGCTGTCGTCTTTTTTCAAGAAAGGCCTGTTCGAGAACGGCAAGCACGGGACGGGATAA